One Methanohalophilus mahii DSM 5219 genomic window carries:
- a CDS encoding DUF373 family protein produces the protein MQTLVICIDRDNDLGDKAGVQTPIIGREAHVDAAVRLASADPEDSDINTLFGGIRVYDELKEKGTEVELVSFAGDRNVGVISDQRISRQLDDILSRYGPKEAIFVSDGAEDETLLPIVQSRIKIDSVKRIVVKQSANLESTYYILKHAFNDPKISQTFFVPLGLAALIYAIFLLARYPEGAIIGISAAIGIYMLYRGFNLDESFVIAKEKMKQAFYAGQMTFVTYMAAGLLTIIATIMGAIELWGYYTTGGGWYYGLITLVTVFINKSVWWYVSAFLFAIAGKIIDLKMEKHFCWRKLSPALFVIATGFLLWGSSEYILSISSLPSESTAGSFSLQYFIYSVVFSIISALAGVKLSITGNREK, from the coding sequence ATGCAAACTCTGGTAATCTGTATAGACCGGGACAACGACCTTGGGGACAAAGCAGGGGTCCAAACACCAATTATAGGCAGAGAGGCTCACGTAGATGCTGCTGTCAGGCTTGCGTCTGCAGATCCGGAAGATTCAGATATCAATACACTATTTGGCGGAATCCGCGTTTATGACGAGCTGAAAGAAAAAGGAACCGAGGTTGAACTGGTCTCTTTTGCAGGTGACCGGAATGTAGGTGTTATTTCCGACCAGCGCATATCACGCCAGCTTGATGATATACTTTCCCGCTATGGCCCCAAAGAGGCTATTTTTGTTTCCGATGGAGCTGAAGATGAAACCCTTTTACCTATCGTTCAATCAAGAATAAAAATCGATTCTGTAAAAAGGATAGTCGTTAAACAAAGTGCAAATCTTGAAAGTACATATTACATTCTAAAACATGCATTCAATGACCCCAAGATTTCCCAGACATTTTTTGTACCTCTGGGACTTGCAGCTCTTATCTATGCCATATTCCTCCTAGCCCGGTATCCAGAAGGAGCAATTATCGGGATATCCGCTGCTATTGGCATTTATATGTTATACAGAGGATTCAATCTGGACGAATCATTTGTTATTGCCAAGGAAAAGATGAAACAAGCCTTTTATGCGGGCCAGATGACCTTTGTCACCTATATGGCCGCAGGATTGTTGACAATAATCGCAACCATAATGGGAGCTATTGAATTATGGGGCTACTATACAACAGGAGGTGGCTGGTATTATGGCCTGATTACTCTTGTAACCGTTTTCATAAATAAATCCGTATGGTGGTATGTTTCAGCCTTCCTTTTTGCGATTGCAGGAAAGATAATTGATCTAAAAATGGAAAAACATTTTTGCTGGAGAAAACTATCTCCTGCCCTATTTGTGATTGCGACAGGTTTTCTCCTATGGGGCTCCAGTGAATACATATTATCAATAAGTTCCCTGCCTTCCGAATCCACAGCAGGTAGTTTCAGCTTACAATATTTCATTTACTCGGTAGTGTTTTCCATAATTTCAGCCCTTGCGGGTGTAAAATTATCCATTACAGGTAATCGAGAGAAATGA
- a CDS encoding 6-hydroxymethylpterin diphosphokinase MptE-like protein, with amino-acid sequence MEYDKWEPIYKKIVEDFGFSEDADADAAQLLSNLLIGPVKANLKSLTDVIKGKDTLICGNAPTLKKDLEQVDPSNHVIIAADGATSVLLEQGLIPDVVVTDLDGDVEKEIEANKKGAIMVVHSHGDNTGKILSFVPLLTNIIGTSQTKPPHGLFNFGGFTDGDRCVFMAHQLGATSMTLVGFDFDDENVDEIKKKKLNWARRLIEGFA; translated from the coding sequence ATGGAGTATGACAAATGGGAACCGATATACAAAAAAATAGTAGAAGATTTCGGTTTTTCCGAAGATGCTGATGCAGATGCTGCACAGCTTCTCTCAAATCTTCTCATCGGACCCGTGAAAGCGAACCTAAAAAGTCTTACTGATGTTATCAAGGGCAAAGATACACTGATCTGCGGTAATGCCCCCACACTAAAAAAAGATCTCGAGCAGGTAGACCCTTCAAACCATGTGATCATTGCTGCCGATGGAGCAACATCAGTCCTGCTGGAGCAAGGCCTTATTCCGGATGTGGTTGTAACTGATCTTGACGGAGATGTTGAAAAAGAGATCGAGGCAAACAAGAAGGGAGCCATAATGGTTGTGCATTCCCATGGGGACAATACAGGCAAAATTCTTTCTTTTGTACCTCTTTTGACCAATATTATCGGTACATCCCAGACAAAACCACCACACGGTCTATTCAACTTTGGAGGCTTTACCGATGGTGATAGATGTGTTTTCATGGCTCATCAGCTGGGGGCAACTTCCATGACTCTGGTAGGTTTTGATTTTGATGACGAAAATGTCGATGAAATCAAAAAGAAAAAACTTAACTGGGCACGCCGGCTGATTGAAGGATTTGCATGA